The genomic window GGAGGCAGGAGTATATACAGAGTATACAATTTCTCCAGTTTGAGAATTAATTACACTAACATATTTGTCCGTAGAACTCTTTATATATTGTAAATAATAAAAAACAGAATCATCATTTAGAATTTTTTTATTTAAATCCGTAGACGATACAATTTCATATTTGAATTTATAATCATTTAATATGTCTTTTGTATCATGTTTTTTTGATTCATCACCTGTAAACATATTAAATTTTGTAAAAATATAATCAGGGATATATAAAGTCTCCTTGTTTAATTTTTTTAGTTCATTAGCATTTACAATCTCTGAAAATAATCTTTTTTCTGTTCCTTTATTAAGGTAAGAAACCATATTTTGAATGTGGTTTTTAAATAGACCAAGTCCCCAATTTCTGATATGTCCATCAGCGTCATAATCGGTTTTGTAAAGATTACTCGGCATCATTAATGTTGGGAAATCTGTAAATAACTCTAATCTTGAAATTTGCGTTTTGTCTTTTTCCTTAAAATCTTTAGCATCTTGACTTTTTCCTAAAAATTTATCGCTACATTTCCATAGTTCTAAATAAATATGGGTGTGGCTATAATCAACTCCAAAACCTCGACCTCCGCTATAGATTGTATGAGAATTTACATCTGTCACATATCCTCCAATTGTTAAAAATGAACTTTTACTATTCAAATATTTATAAATATCGGAATATTCAATGAATTCAATTTTAGAAATTGTCCAATATTTTTGAAAAATAGCTGCGTATTCTTTTGCAATTACAGAATTTGGATCTTTCATTGCAATATAAGTCGTAGTATTTTTAATTTTATTAATTTCATCAGCATTAGAGACAGAAATCTGCGCCTTGCTAACAAAACTTATAAATAGAAATAAAAAAGCTAATCTTATCTTAATAGTCATATTTAGTGTTTAAACAGTTGCTTTAGAAACTAAATGCTTCACACTTTCAAAAGGCTCATTCACAAAATGGTCTCTGTTTTTTATTTTTTCCGGGAAACGAATATGGTATTCAAATTCATCTCTAAAGTGACGAATTGCCGCTGCCACAGGCCAAGCTGCTGCATCACCTAATGGACAAATCGTGTTTCCTTCAATTTTACTCTGAATGCTCAAAAGCAAATCGATATCTTCTTCACGGCCGTGACCGTTTTCTATTCTGTGCAATACTTTTTCCATCCAACCTGTTCCTTCACGGCAAGGCGAACATTGTCCGCAAGATTCGTGATGGTAAAAACGAGAAAAATTCCAAGTGTTTCTTACGATACAAGAAGTGTCGTTGTAAACGATAAACCCTCCTGAACCTAGCATCGAACCCGTTGCAAAACCACCGTCGCTCAAACTTTCGTAAGTCATCAAACGGTCTTCGTTGTTGGCTGTTTTGTAAATTAAATTAGCTGGTAAAACTGGAACTGAAGAACCTCCAGGCACAAAAGCTTTCAAAGGTCTGTCAGAACTCATTCCGCCCAAATATTCATCGGAATTCATAAATTCGTAAACGCTTAATCCTAATTCGATTTCATAAACACCAGGATTTTTGATGTGTCCTGAAGCTGAAATTAATTTGGTTCCTGTAGATCTTCCAATACCAATTTTAGCATAATCAGCACCTGAATTGTTTACAATCCAAGGCACAGCTGCAATAGTTTCTACATTATTTACTACTGTTGGATTTGCCCAAAGTCCCGAAACTGCCGGAAATGGTGGCTTGATACGAGGATTTCCTCTTTTTCCTTCCAATGATTCGATCAATGCGGTTTCTTCTCCACAAATGTAAGCTCCACCACCAATTTGAACATAAAGTTCCAAATCGTAGCCGGTTCCTAATATATTTTTTCCTAACCAACCCGCAGCTTTAGCTTCGGCGATGGCTCTTTCTAAAATTTTGTAAACCCACATATATTCTCCACGAATATAAATGTAAGACAGGTTTGCACCCAAAGC from Flavobacterium eburneipallidum includes these protein-coding regions:
- the nuoF gene encoding NADH-quinone oxidoreductase subunit NuoF, giving the protein MSQKILLDKVNIPGIKTYEVYRQNGGYASVEKALKTLTPDEVVEEVKTSGLRGRGGAGFPAGMKWSFIDKKSGKPRHLVCNADESEPGTFKDRYLMEYIPHLLIEGMITSSYALGANLSYIYIRGEYMWVYKILERAIAEAKAAGWLGKNILGTGYDLELYVQIGGGAYICGEETALIESLEGKRGNPRIKPPFPAVSGLWANPTVVNNVETIAAVPWIVNNSGADYAKIGIGRSTGTKLISASGHIKNPGVYEIELGLSVYEFMNSDEYLGGMSSDRPLKAFVPGGSSVPVLPANLIYKTANNEDRLMTYESLSDGGFATGSMLGSGGFIVYNDTSCIVRNTWNFSRFYHHESCGQCSPCREGTGWMEKVLHRIENGHGREEDIDLLLSIQSKIEGNTICPLGDAAAWPVAAAIRHFRDEFEYHIRFPEKIKNRDHFVNEPFESVKHLVSKATV